The Legionella sp. PATHC032 genome has a window encoding:
- a CDS encoding acyl-CoA dehydrogenase, with product MAIVFFLIYLAFTLVVLSRRINPVIWEIGSIIYLIPATFYFGFPWIIGLFIWFFIIAAVLVVQVEPLRLFIADYLYKTAGKSIPKLSKTEEEALNAGDTWLEQDIFTGKPDWQRLSAVSTELTAEEQAFLDHETHTLCSMLEEWEISQEYDLSPKVWNYIKEKGFLGLVIPKEFGGKGFSARAHSDIVMKIATRSGVAAVTVMVPNSLGPGELINYYGTDEQKAYYLPRLAKGVEIPCFALTEPGAGSDATSIQSEAIVVKKKIDGKSVLGLNITLDKRWITLAPVATLIGLAVNLKDPDGLLKGEGEEGITCLLIPRDTENLEIGNRHLPANQPFMNGTLRGKDIFVPIDTIIGGQKKAGAGWQMLVECLSIGRSISLPALGAGSSSISYLTTGAFARIRRQFNVEIAQFEGVEEKLAEIAGLNYLINSTRLLTVAAVNEHKKPSVASAITKYFNTELARITVNASMDVHAGRAVVVGPRNYLNSLYQGVPISITVEGANIMSRNLLIFGQGSMACHPFIRDEFYAISSENKEAFREIIWKHIHYFMQNFAKTVCSAWTSGLFIAVPENSMKREYKKLARLSYAYSWLADLSLIYLGGDLKRKERLSARLADGMSYLYMAMAALRNAQLNQDHPDEQLHARWAVTYCFYHAQKSMIALCHNFPSRFLGFIARVVAFPFGQTMRYPSDKLDHKLARLMTGNNHYRDRLKKLVFLSGDPKQPVDRMEHALQLIIETDGLSKKVNDLKRYKWSKLKEKLKEKVESGQLSQQEMDELLAVEDARWDAILVDEFTFDSMKKKTFHSVIEKMKSPLA from the coding sequence ATGGCTATTGTATTCTTTTTAATTTATTTGGCTTTTACTCTGGTAGTACTGTCCAGAAGAATTAATCCAGTGATTTGGGAAATTGGAAGCATAATCTACCTTATTCCCGCAACATTTTATTTTGGGTTCCCCTGGATTATCGGTTTATTCATTTGGTTCTTTATTATCGCTGCCGTGCTGGTAGTTCAAGTGGAGCCATTACGCCTATTCATCGCAGATTATTTGTACAAAACCGCAGGAAAATCGATACCCAAGCTCTCTAAAACGGAAGAGGAAGCTTTAAACGCGGGGGATACCTGGCTGGAACAAGATATTTTTACAGGGAAACCTGATTGGCAAAGATTATCAGCAGTTTCGACAGAGCTAACAGCAGAAGAACAAGCTTTTTTGGATCATGAAACTCATACTTTATGCAGTATGCTGGAAGAGTGGGAAATTAGCCAGGAATATGATTTATCCCCCAAGGTTTGGAATTACATTAAAGAGAAAGGATTTTTGGGATTAGTGATACCAAAGGAATTCGGTGGCAAAGGATTCTCAGCTCGAGCCCATTCCGATATTGTAATGAAAATTGCAACTCGCTCGGGAGTGGCGGCAGTGACCGTAATGGTTCCTAATTCCCTGGGCCCGGGTGAATTAATAAATTATTATGGAACAGATGAGCAAAAGGCATATTATCTCCCACGTCTTGCCAAAGGTGTTGAGATTCCCTGTTTTGCATTGACAGAGCCAGGGGCTGGAAGTGATGCGACTTCCATCCAGTCAGAAGCTATCGTAGTTAAAAAGAAGATAGATGGAAAATCAGTACTTGGCTTAAATATCACCTTGGATAAACGGTGGATTACTTTAGCCCCTGTTGCGACTTTAATTGGATTGGCTGTGAACTTGAAAGATCCAGATGGGCTTTTGAAGGGTGAAGGAGAGGAAGGCATCACTTGCTTGCTGATTCCAAGGGATACAGAAAATCTGGAAATTGGTAATAGACATTTACCAGCTAATCAGCCTTTTATGAATGGAACTTTACGCGGCAAAGATATTTTTGTACCTATTGATACCATCATTGGTGGCCAAAAGAAAGCGGGAGCCGGGTGGCAAATGTTGGTTGAATGTTTATCTATCGGGCGTTCAATATCGCTACCAGCACTTGGGGCAGGTTCTTCTTCAATTTCTTATTTAACAACAGGTGCTTTTGCCAGAATTCGTCGTCAATTTAATGTAGAAATCGCTCAGTTTGAAGGAGTAGAGGAAAAACTTGCAGAAATAGCCGGTTTGAATTATTTAATCAACTCTACCCGACTGTTGACCGTCGCTGCTGTGAATGAACATAAAAAGCCCTCTGTAGCTTCAGCGATTACTAAATATTTTAATACGGAATTGGCACGAATAACTGTGAATGCTTCTATGGATGTTCATGCTGGACGAGCTGTTGTTGTTGGGCCACGCAATTACTTAAATAGTTTATATCAAGGTGTTCCTATTTCTATTACGGTAGAAGGGGCTAATATTATGTCTCGAAATTTATTGATTTTTGGCCAGGGATCCATGGCATGCCATCCGTTTATTCGTGATGAATTCTACGCCATCTCCAGTGAAAATAAAGAGGCATTTAGAGAGATAATTTGGAAGCATATTCATTATTTTATGCAGAATTTTGCTAAAACAGTTTGTTCAGCATGGACAAGCGGTTTGTTTATTGCAGTTCCCGAAAATTCAATGAAAAGAGAGTATAAGAAATTAGCGCGTTTGAGTTATGCTTATTCCTGGCTTGCTGATCTGTCTTTAATTTATTTGGGAGGAGATTTAAAGCGCAAAGAGCGATTGTCTGCAAGATTGGCTGATGGCATGTCTTATCTCTATATGGCAATGGCGGCACTACGAAATGCACAATTGAATCAAGATCACCCCGATGAGCAATTGCATGCCAGATGGGCGGTAACCTATTGCTTTTATCACGCGCAGAAATCCATGATTGCGCTTTGCCACAATTTCCCTTCCAGATTTTTAGGTTTTATTGCCCGAGTAGTCGCTTTTCCATTTGGCCAAACCATGCGTTATCCTTCAGACAAATTAGATCATAAGTTGGCTCGTTTGATGACGGGTAACAATCATTATCGTGACCGCTTGAAAAAATTGGTCTTTCTCAGCGGCGATCCTAAGCAGCCTGTGGATCGGATGGAGCATGCTTTGCAGCTTATTATTGAAACGGATGGATTAAGCAAAAAAGTGAATGATTTGAAGCGTTATAAATGGAGTAAGTTGAAAGAGAAGTTAAAAGAAAAAGTAGAGTCTGGCCAGTTGTCACAACAGGAAATGGATGAGTTGCTTGCTGTTGAAGACGCACGTTGGGATGCTATTTTAGTGGATGAATTTACCTTCGATTCAATGAAGAAGAAGACATTTCATTCTGTGATAGAAAAAATGAAATCTCCCTTGGCGTGA
- a CDS encoding type IV secretion protein Dot produces the protein MPKYTLPTRDALLKAMQVGETSIEAAEYMATRFEQILTQAKLLPECNDMLEKIKEYAQFVKFKLLSSAQVWSGQERPISDYQNTQENKAEFLASHLEGLPSGLKLEVAIGGDAKILRGFSSNGKMIEGDQLKTMDGLLEGWLAKNSLAISGGSVVKIDNTGNQTKVNPEEIKALMNNSEKGIARYFADKGVSMEVVQRAYPEAKAVETKREEIKQEIESGAEAPTTQSIR, from the coding sequence ATGCCAAAATACACACTGCCCACAAGAGATGCCTTATTAAAAGCGATGCAAGTAGGTGAAACATCCATTGAAGCCGCTGAATATATGGCAACAAGGTTTGAGCAGATTTTAACGCAAGCGAAATTATTACCAGAATGTAATGATATGCTGGAAAAAATAAAGGAATATGCTCAATTCGTTAAATTCAAATTATTATCATCTGCTCAAGTTTGGTCTGGCCAAGAAAGGCCAATTTCAGATTACCAAAACACACAGGAAAATAAAGCTGAATTTTTGGCAAGCCATTTGGAAGGGTTGCCAAGTGGATTAAAACTCGAAGTTGCTATTGGGGGCGATGCCAAAATATTGCGAGGGTTTTCTTCCAATGGAAAAATGATAGAAGGAGATCAATTAAAAACAATGGATGGATTATTAGAAGGATGGCTTGCCAAGAATAGTCTTGCTATTTCAGGAGGTTCTGTTGTTAAAATAGACAACACGGGTAACCAAACCAAAGTAAATCCAGAGGAAATCAAAGCATTAATGAACAATAGCGAAAAAGGGATTGCCAGATATTTTGCTGATAAAGGAGTAAGCATGGAGGTGGTACAACGAGCTTACCCAGAAGCAAAAGCAGTGGAAACCAAGCGAGAAGAAATCAAGCAAGAAATTGAATCCGGTGCCGAAGCCCCGACCACTCAGTCAATCAGATAG
- the murU gene encoding N-acetylmuramate alpha-1-phosphate uridylyltransferase MurU, producing the protein MKTAMILAAGRGERLRPLTDKIPKALCTVKNKPLIEHHIINLANAGFKRLVINHAYLGGQIRQYIGNGKKWGLNIIYSPEPPGGLETGGGIVKALPLLGDEPFLTVNADIYTDFDFAKIQLKNIDTFHLILIPKNPSLLHHGDFGLINESRLTNTNQAYTFSGIACYNPGVFANCKQGRYSITPLLRKCVEQNKATGSIHSGIWYDIGSLARLQAANNFT; encoded by the coding sequence ATGAAAACGGCTATGATCCTTGCGGCAGGGCGTGGAGAGCGATTACGCCCTTTAACCGACAAAATTCCTAAAGCACTTTGCACAGTAAAAAACAAACCTTTAATTGAACATCATATCATTAACCTGGCCAATGCTGGCTTTAAACGATTGGTAATCAATCATGCCTACCTGGGCGGACAAATTCGCCAATACATAGGAAATGGAAAAAAATGGGGTTTGAATATTATCTATTCTCCAGAACCACCTGGAGGCCTGGAAACCGGAGGGGGGATTGTTAAAGCCTTGCCTTTACTGGGTGATGAGCCATTTTTAACAGTCAATGCCGACATTTATACTGATTTTGATTTTGCCAAGATCCAACTCAAAAATATTGATACATTTCATCTTATTTTAATCCCCAAAAATCCTTCACTGCTTCATCATGGTGATTTTGGCTTAATCAATGAATCCCGCTTAACCAATACAAATCAGGCTTACACTTTTTCAGGTATTGCCTGTTATAATCCGGGAGTATTTGCCAACTGCAAACAAGGAAGGTATTCCATTACTCCTTTACTCAGAAAATGCGTAGAACAAAATAAAGCCACCGGAAGTATTCATTCAGGAATTTGGTATGACATAGGTTCCCTCGCAAGACTTCAGGCAGCAAATAACTTCACCTGA
- a CDS encoding aminoglycoside phosphotransferase family protein has translation MHERENALKEWLAQTIQQKDFILTPLAGDASFRRYFRLQYNGLTQVVMDAPPEKENIEPFIHIANVLDKTKIPVPNILAINKRDGFLLLSDLGDQLLLNKLNHETVDNYYSQAMNLLLQIQNCSTDNPELPLFDKGFMLKEMNLCLEWFLKAYLSLDLKQDELQLFEHTIEWIASEVATQPRVFIHRDYHSRNLMLVKNKDSCLATIDFQDAMLGPVTYDLVSLLKDCYISWPREKVLEWVTYFHEKCPLANMYSLTDFIRAFDLCGLQRHLKVLGVFCRLYLRDNKAGYLGDLPLTLKYALECTEIYEELHPFFNFLQKRVYLP, from the coding sequence ATGCATGAAAGAGAAAACGCACTGAAAGAGTGGTTAGCTCAAACGATTCAACAAAAAGACTTTATCCTCACTCCTTTAGCAGGAGATGCAAGTTTTAGAAGGTATTTTCGCCTTCAATATAATGGATTGACTCAGGTAGTTATGGACGCTCCTCCTGAAAAGGAAAATATTGAACCTTTTATCCATATCGCTAACGTTCTCGATAAAACTAAAATACCAGTCCCCAATATTCTGGCAATAAATAAAAGAGACGGTTTTCTATTACTAAGCGATTTAGGGGATCAATTATTATTAAATAAGCTGAATCATGAAACAGTCGATAATTATTATAGCCAAGCAATGAATTTGCTATTACAAATTCAAAACTGTTCCACTGACAATCCTGAACTTCCCTTATTTGATAAGGGTTTCATGCTCAAAGAAATGAATTTATGTTTGGAATGGTTTTTGAAAGCCTATCTTTCTCTTGATTTAAAACAAGACGAATTACAACTTTTTGAGCATACCATCGAGTGGATCGCAAGCGAAGTAGCTACTCAACCAAGAGTTTTCATTCACAGAGACTATCATTCACGAAATCTGATGTTAGTCAAAAATAAGGATAGCTGTTTAGCAACTATTGATTTTCAGGATGCTATGCTAGGCCCTGTTACCTATGATTTGGTTTCTTTACTCAAAGATTGTTATATTTCATGGCCAAGAGAAAAGGTTTTAGAATGGGTAACCTATTTTCATGAAAAATGTCCCCTCGCCAATATGTACTCTCTAACCGATTTTATTCGTGCCTTTGATCTGTGTGGGTTACAAAGACATTTAAAAGTGTTAGGTGTTTTTTGCCGTTTATATTTGCGTGATAATAAAGCAGGGTATCTTGGAGACTTGCCCTTAACGTTAAAATATGCGCTGGAATGCACCGAAATATATGAAGAATTACACCCATTTTTTAATTTTCTGCAAAAACGAGTTTATTTACCATGA
- a CDS encoding LPS-assembly protein LptD: MVAGISAVVLSLMNYQGLAYSAALINEPIQACVIAREVDLTDDIRTKFAQCLGWQSDPSSPVCLGSYKPTTVTPLANPDEVRILADTASFYRTQRSTLSGHVEMQQGQRIVNAQTAYVYRDPKTNEVTKIEFLNHVRYLEPDRMMIARKAIVYPQDKSGEVEDVLYRFNTNRSNALLPAWGRASLIKRFANQDYFLKEATYTTCAPQDKAWAIEAESISIDNAKGKGVARNAKLRIHEWPVLYTPYLSFPTNRDRKSGFLMPIVGYSNVGGADLGIPYYWNMAPNYDMTLVPHLYTERGLMMGGQFRYLTSKGTGTFNGNFLPKDKAFGRFLQNNEIEFPQIRGLSTNRWEVNLVDSTQFLPDLQLNVNFQQVSDDYYLQDFSTNLASVTQRQLLRQADLTYETENWTFRGMGQSYQTLHPINEIPVSPVYERLPQLMARGYYDDLPFNANINILGQYDQFHWPNDSWNIALNNMPQGPRFHLNPILSVPMMKPWGYVTPSIQFVENYYDVSRNYTWVTSRANYNLTIPRYSLDSGLYFERDLRFKGTYYIQTLEPRLFYLRVPYYNQTLIPVYDSGFMIFNVDQLFRTNRFSGFDRIGDANQLSYALTTRWLEDETGAEKANFSIGQIKYFSQRRVQLCQSPTGFCTDNPDTFGNLSSTFGTSPIASRAVYKFNPAWGITGDYIWDPATKATNNADLNLHYQPARNAIINGGYSYLVNGDVTQVRNNGTENNALHQAILSAAWPLSEKWSGIGAYSYNISKNYSMMSFLGVQYDSCCWAMRILGGRTFRSLNDEFEPQYNNNIYLQILLKGLGSVASSDPSGVLNTYIPGYYDPFRRR; encoded by the coding sequence ATGGTCGCAGGGATAAGTGCTGTCGTTTTGTCTTTGATGAATTATCAAGGCTTAGCTTATTCTGCCGCTTTGATAAATGAACCCATTCAAGCGTGCGTGATTGCGCGTGAGGTCGATTTAACAGACGATATAAGAACTAAATTTGCTCAATGCCTGGGTTGGCAATCGGATCCAAGCTCCCCGGTTTGTCTCGGTTCTTATAAACCCACTACGGTAACACCACTAGCTAACCCAGATGAAGTGCGTATTCTGGCAGATACGGCTTCCTTCTATCGTACGCAAAGATCAACTTTATCTGGGCATGTAGAAATGCAGCAGGGGCAAAGAATAGTTAATGCCCAAACAGCCTATGTGTATAGAGATCCTAAAACAAATGAAGTAACAAAAATTGAATTTTTGAATCATGTGCGTTATTTGGAACCTGATAGAATGATGATCGCGAGAAAAGCAATTGTGTATCCGCAAGATAAATCAGGTGAAGTAGAAGATGTTCTGTATCGATTTAATACGAATAGAAGCAATGCATTGCTGCCTGCCTGGGGTAGGGCGAGTTTAATCAAGCGTTTTGCAAATCAAGATTACTTTTTGAAAGAGGCAACTTACACTACCTGCGCGCCTCAAGATAAGGCTTGGGCCATTGAGGCCGAGTCCATCAGTATAGACAACGCGAAAGGGAAGGGTGTGGCTCGAAATGCCAAATTGCGTATCCACGAATGGCCAGTGCTTTATACCCCCTATTTAAGTTTTCCTACCAATAGAGATAGAAAATCAGGGTTTCTGATGCCTATAGTGGGTTATTCCAATGTGGGGGGGGCTGATTTAGGTATCCCCTATTATTGGAATATGGCGCCAAATTATGACATGACCCTTGTTCCTCATCTTTATACAGAACGTGGCTTGATGATGGGAGGGCAATTTAGGTATTTGACTTCAAAGGGCACTGGAACATTTAATGGAAATTTTTTACCAAAAGACAAAGCCTTTGGCCGATTTTTACAAAATAATGAGATAGAGTTCCCTCAAATTAGAGGACTTTCCACGAATCGTTGGGAAGTAAATCTGGTCGATTCAACCCAATTTCTCCCTGATCTTCAATTAAATGTTAATTTTCAACAGGTTTCTGATGATTATTACTTGCAAGATTTCAGTACAAATTTGGCATCGGTAACTCAAAGACAATTATTACGACAAGCGGATTTAACCTATGAAACTGAAAACTGGACTTTCAGGGGTATGGGGCAAAGTTATCAAACATTGCACCCGATTAATGAAATCCCGGTTTCCCCTGTATATGAACGTTTACCGCAGCTTATGGCACGAGGTTATTATGATGATTTACCTTTTAATGCCAATATAAATATCCTGGGTCAATATGATCAGTTTCACTGGCCTAATGATTCATGGAATATAGCACTTAACAATATGCCTCAGGGGCCTCGATTTCATCTGAACCCCATTTTATCAGTGCCAATGATGAAGCCATGGGGATATGTTACTCCTTCCATACAATTTGTAGAAAATTATTATGATGTTTCAAGAAATTACACTTGGGTTACATCCCGTGCTAATTATAACCTGACAATACCTCGCTACAGTCTTGATAGCGGGTTATATTTCGAACGTGATTTGCGTTTTAAGGGTACGTATTACATACAAACATTAGAACCGAGATTATTCTATTTAAGAGTACCTTATTATAACCAAACACTTATTCCAGTTTATGATTCCGGGTTTATGATTTTTAATGTTGATCAATTGTTTAGAACCAATCGCTTTTCAGGGTTTGATAGAATTGGAGATGCCAATCAGCTAAGTTATGCCCTCACCACAAGGTGGTTAGAAGATGAAACAGGTGCCGAGAAAGCGAATTTTTCTATTGGTCAAATTAAATATTTTAGTCAGAGAAGAGTACAACTTTGTCAAAGCCCTACCGGATTTTGTACCGATAATCCAGATACCTTTGGAAACCTATCTTCTACTTTTGGAACATCACCTATTGCGTCAAGGGCTGTATATAAATTTAATCCAGCCTGGGGAATAACAGGTGATTATATTTGGGATCCGGCAACAAAGGCTACCAATAACGCAGATTTAAATTTGCACTATCAGCCAGCACGTAATGCCATCATCAATGGCGGGTATAGTTATTTGGTTAATGGTGACGTCACTCAAGTAAGAAATAATGGCACTGAAAATAATGCCTTACATCAAGCCATTCTATCTGCTGCCTGGCCGCTTAGTGAAAAATGGAGTGGCATTGGAGCCTATAGTTATAATATCAGTAAAAATTACAGTATGATGTCATTTCTTGGCGTTCAATATGATAGTTGTTGCTGGGCTATGCGTATTTTGGGAGGGCGAACTTTTAGAAGTTTAAATGATGAATTTGAGCCTCAGTACAATAACAACATTTATTTGCAAATATTATTAAAAGGCTTAGGATCAGTAGCGAGCAGTGATCCAAGTGGGGTATTGAATACCTATATCCCAGGATACTATGACCCTTTCCGACGTCGTTAA
- a CDS encoding peptidylprolyl isomerase, giving the protein MFKRIALVCALFSGICFAEGKQLLDKVVAIVNDNVITSSELNAQVELSKKQIIAQNMQMPDESVLRKQVLQHLIDVDLEMQMAKQNGITIDNAELDEAIEKIAASNHLNLSQMRDEITKQGISWQEYRQNVRKEMLISRVQQKAVGKDIIVTNEQVEQYLKTSGRIENSNLTYHLKNIVIPLSEEPTTKQLQRAKIEAENLLNKIKKGEDFSRLAIEESSGEFALEGGDLGERHLAELPEVFAKEVVHMKVGQVVGPIRAGNGFHLIKLIAVGGESQRHVITQTHVRHILLKPDASMVPSEAIKQVNNIYLQIKSGKDFALMAKQYSLDAASAVKGGDLGWVNPGELVPEFEKTMNSLPLHKVSKPVKTQYGWHLIEVIARRQKDDSEAFKKQQVRQFLQQRKFVEAVQNWQQHLRSQAYINIVDKDLA; this is encoded by the coding sequence ATGTTTAAAAGAATAGCATTGGTATGCGCTTTGTTTTCAGGAATATGTTTCGCTGAAGGAAAGCAGTTATTAGATAAAGTGGTTGCTATAGTAAATGATAATGTCATTACTTCCAGCGAATTGAATGCTCAAGTCGAGTTATCTAAAAAGCAGATTATTGCTCAAAATATGCAAATGCCCGATGAGTCCGTATTACGTAAGCAAGTATTACAACATTTAATAGATGTAGATCTGGAAATGCAAATGGCAAAACAAAATGGTATTACTATTGATAATGCTGAACTTGATGAAGCGATAGAAAAAATTGCTGCTTCAAATCATCTAAATTTATCACAGATGCGTGATGAAATTACAAAGCAAGGGATTAGCTGGCAAGAATACAGACAAAATGTTCGCAAGGAAATGCTAATTTCCAGGGTTCAACAAAAAGCAGTAGGCAAAGATATTATTGTTACTAACGAGCAGGTGGAACAATACTTAAAAACTTCAGGCCGCATAGAAAATTCTAACTTAACTTATCATTTAAAAAATATTGTTATCCCTTTAAGTGAAGAGCCAACGACCAAACAACTCCAAAGAGCTAAAATCGAGGCAGAAAACTTATTAAATAAAATTAAAAAAGGCGAAGACTTTAGCCGTTTGGCAATAGAAGAATCAAGTGGAGAGTTTGCATTGGAAGGTGGTGATTTAGGTGAGCGTCATTTGGCTGAACTGCCTGAGGTGTTTGCCAAGGAAGTAGTGCACATGAAGGTAGGTCAGGTGGTCGGCCCGATAAGAGCAGGGAATGGCTTTCATTTGATCAAATTAATAGCTGTTGGCGGCGAGAGTCAGCGTCATGTGATCACTCAAACCCATGTCAGACATATATTGCTTAAACCTGATGCCAGTATGGTGCCATCTGAAGCGATTAAACAAGTCAATAATATTTACCTGCAAATAAAGTCAGGCAAGGATTTTGCTCTCATGGCTAAACAATATTCGCTTGATGCCGCCAGTGCAGTGAAAGGCGGTGATTTAGGATGGGTTAATCCAGGGGAGTTAGTTCCAGAGTTTGAAAAAACCATGAACAGTTTACCATTACATAAAGTCAGTAAACCGGTAAAAACTCAGTATGGTTGGCATCTTATTGAAGTGATTGCACGCCGACAGAAGGATGATTCAGAAGCCTTTAAGAAGCAACAGGTCAGGCAATTTCTACAACAGCGCAAGTTCGTAGAGGCGGTGCAAAATTGGCAACAACATTTACGTTCTCAAGCCTATATTAACATAGTTGATAAGGATTTAGCATGA
- the pdxA gene encoding 4-hydroxythreonine-4-phosphate dehydrogenase PdxA: MRPLLISSGEPAGIGPDLCLTLAETDLPVVILGDLSLLEARARELNLCIKFLEYSPHQGFEKKTGYLTVWPVPCAVPVISGELNPQNAAYVMELLTLGASLCSKGEFSALVTAPVHKANINAAGVTFTGHTEFFADFFRVETVVMMLACSQMKVALVTTHLPLRSVPDAISSLLIVKVIQQLHHALKHDFGIQSPKIKVAGLNPHAGESGYLGREEIEIIVPALNTLKKQGIDVSGPLPADTMFIPNHTNNCDAYVAMYHDQGLPVLKYAGFNEAVNITLGLPIIRTSVDHGTALELAGKNKANPGSMLAAVKMAKDMALTRIKLNVTD, from the coding sequence ATGAGACCACTGCTTATTAGTAGTGGAGAGCCTGCTGGAATTGGCCCAGATTTATGCCTGACTTTGGCAGAGACTGATTTGCCCGTAGTGATTTTGGGTGATCTGTCTTTATTAGAGGCAAGAGCCAGGGAGCTAAATCTGTGTATTAAATTTTTGGAGTATAGCCCTCATCAAGGCTTCGAAAAAAAAACAGGATATTTGACAGTATGGCCTGTACCATGCGCTGTCCCAGTCATTAGTGGTGAATTAAATCCGCAAAATGCGGCTTATGTCATGGAGCTTTTGACTTTAGGGGCTTCTCTATGCTCTAAGGGAGAATTTTCTGCATTAGTTACAGCGCCCGTTCATAAGGCAAACATTAATGCGGCCGGCGTTACGTTTACTGGCCACACGGAGTTTTTTGCAGATTTCTTTAGGGTGGAAACCGTTGTGATGATGCTGGCCTGTTCTCAAATGAAAGTGGCTTTAGTCACAACGCATCTTCCTCTGCGTTCGGTGCCTGATGCTATTAGCTCTTTACTCATCGTAAAGGTCATTCAACAATTACACCACGCATTAAAACATGATTTTGGAATTCAAAGCCCAAAAATAAAAGTAGCTGGTTTGAACCCGCATGCTGGGGAATCAGGATATTTAGGTCGAGAGGAAATTGAAATTATTGTTCCAGCCTTAAATACTTTAAAAAAACAAGGGATCGATGTGTCAGGGCCGTTACCAGCAGATACGATGTTTATACCAAATCATACCAATAACTGTGATGCTTATGTGGCAATGTACCATGATCAGGGACTGCCAGTTTTAAAGTATGCAGGATTTAATGAAGCAGTAAATATAACTCTGGGATTGCCGATCATTCGTACTTCTGTAGACCATGGAACTGCATTAGAGTTAGCTGGTAAGAACAAAGCGAATCCAGGAAGTATGCTTGCGGCAGTCAAGATGGCAAAAGATATGGCTTTAACAAGGATAAAATTAAATGTCACTGATTAG
- a CDS encoding dihydrofolate reductase, whose translation MSLISLIAAVDETGGLGINNQLLCYLPADLQHFKSITMGKPVIMGRKTYESIGKPLPGRVNIVISQMIQSIPGVIVVNSLRQAINETAGAPEVMIIGGAKIYSQAILMANRLYITRIHHQFMADVFFPKINELEWSCQSKEFRQHDDKNQYDMTFCLYERIST comes from the coding sequence ATGTCACTGATTAGTCTGATAGCTGCCGTAGATGAAACAGGAGGATTGGGCATTAATAATCAACTACTCTGTTATTTGCCAGCCGACTTACAGCACTTTAAATCGATTACCATGGGTAAGCCTGTTATCATGGGAAGAAAAACTTATGAATCAATAGGCAAACCTCTTCCAGGCAGAGTAAATATTGTGATTAGTCAAATGATTCAGTCAATACCTGGTGTTATTGTTGTCAATTCTTTGAGGCAGGCTATCAATGAAACCGCAGGCGCACCAGAAGTAATGATCATCGGGGGAGCCAAAATCTATTCTCAAGCTATATTAATGGCTAATCGCCTGTATATAACTCGGATACATCATCAATTTATGGCAGATGTATTTTTTCCAAAAATCAATGAATTAGAATGGAGCTGCCAAAGCAAGGAATTTCGGCAGCATGATGACAAAAACCAATACGATATGACATTCTGCCTATATGAAAGAATATCAACTTGA
- a CDS encoding DUF3421 domain-containing protein, whose translation MSKLVYPLLMIFFLNPTWANTHYHQHPVSPLANALRTGTDTNGNALYLCRAKLFNSIQPGKTWAGYGRCNVPYGGKEYVLSQFTIPNQNEFGRYNWEPNADHALLMGKDTNGNPLFVCQSNFNGSIQPGKTWPGYSHCNISYGGREIITDNFRILSRPSEIIVRSQPQVHRHPSQNRHYHY comes from the coding sequence ATGTCCAAACTTGTATACCCTTTATTGATGATATTTTTTCTTAATCCAACCTGGGCTAACACTCATTACCATCAACATCCTGTTTCACCGTTAGCTAATGCGCTACGTACTGGAACAGACACTAATGGGAATGCATTGTATTTGTGCAGGGCAAAACTGTTTAACAGTATACAACCGGGAAAGACATGGGCAGGATACGGCCGATGCAATGTTCCTTATGGTGGTAAGGAATATGTTCTCAGCCAGTTTACCATACCGAATCAAAATGAATTTGGGCGATACAATTGGGAACCCAATGCAGATCATGCATTGTTAATGGGTAAAGATACCAATGGTAATCCTTTGTTTGTCTGTCAAAGTAACTTCAATGGAAGTATTCAGCCTGGGAAAACATGGCCAGGTTACTCACATTGTAATATTTCTTATGGTGGCCGGGAAATTATTACGGATAACTTTAGAATACTGAGCAGACCATCTGAAATCATTGTAAGGTCTCAACCACAAGTTCATAGACATCCCTCACAAAACAGACATTATCATTATTGA